One Penaeus vannamei isolate JL-2024 chromosome 27, ASM4276789v1, whole genome shotgun sequence genomic window carries:
- the LOC113825424 gene encoding uncharacterized protein, whose translation MATSSREKPKSAFREISLTFKSLRMFSHSDYHRTHLFAYADDLQLISTGTTRIVRAQQALDLIVDKCHTLGLKLNPEKNRALQVRRYLPHQSLYIRTDKIEWVTSHKCLGIVFNTQNDSSSQLRHLLEKTKTRINVLRRLLSSKMGAGFNVLRAFYIHAIRSLVDYCSFSILSLSSAQFIRLETIQNKCMRIILGAPRWTRLVNMRLGTKLIPLQIRTQQIVAGHVSKLISHHHPPLLKDRFINLLTQPGGPLPTSLPWHSEVFRCLDAFNLLPSITSRSIDHPHREYRAPLPWEPRHVTITTKSLPLSKARCSQNDFRHLQASIDSIENNEDIATFYTDGSVEQSGRAGAAFMHDRSQHGQRLSNDTTILQAELFAIRAALHCAFRCAKNTVYILTDSLSALHTLQQQYHQDNIQLITSTLFKFQQLSEQGKSVTLMWIPSHVGIQHNELVDTAAKNNLRQQSITHVKPSLSTIKTLARSAAYYMTLYSIRSGCKQDRLQRLGTRPLLSLSP comes from the exons ATGGCTACCTCCTCTAGAGAAAAGCCAAAGTCCGCTTTCAGGGAAATTTCTCTGACTTTCAAGTCTTTGAGAATG TTCTCTCACTCCGACTACCACCGAACACATCTCTTTGCATATGCTGACGATCTTCAACTAATATCCACCGGCACAACCAGAATTGTCAGAGCCCAACAGGCCCTTGACCTCATCGTTGACAAATGTCATACTCTTGGCCTAAAACTAAACCCTGAAAAAAACAGAGCTCTACAAGTCAGACGATACCTCCCACATCAGTCCTTATATATAAGGACTGACAAAATTGAATGGGTCACCTCCCATAAGTGCTTGGGGATTGTCTTCAACACACAGAATGACTCATCCTCTCAGTTAAGACATCTCCTTGAAAAGACCAAGACTAGAATCAATGTCCTACGAAGATTATTAAGCTCAAAGATGGGAGCTGGATTTAACGTCCTCCGAGCATTTTACATTCATGCCATCCGATCACTTGTAGATTActgctccttctccatcctctctctcagcTCTGCTCAGTTTATCCGTCTCGAAACCATACAAAATAAGTGCATGAGAATTATCCTTGGAGCACCTCGATGGACACGGTTAGTAAACATGAGACTTGGAACTAAATTAATACCACTTCAAATAAGGACCCAACAGATTGTTGCGGGACATGTCAGCAAGTTGATATCACACCATCATCCTCCCCTGTTGAAAGATCGTTTTATAAACCTCCTTACACAACCAGGAGGCCCTCTCCCTACATCTCTGCCATGGCATAGTGAAGTGTTTAGGTGTTTGGATGCCTTCAATTTACTACCTAGTATAACATCACGTAGCATAGACCATCCTCATCGTGAATACCGTGCTCCTCTCCCTTGGGAACCTCGACATGTCACAATTACAACCAAGAGTCTCCCACTGTCGAAAGCCAGATGTTCTCAGAATGACTTTCGACACCTTCAAGCCTCCATAGACTccattgaaaataatgaagatatagCCACTTTCTATACAGACGGCTCAGTTGAACAATCAGGCAGAGCAGGAGCAGCATTCATGCACGACAGGAGTCAACATGGACAAAGACTCAGCAATGACACCACCATCCTTCAGGCTGAGCTTTTTGCCATAAGAGCAGCTCTTCATTGTGCATTCAGATGCGCCAAAAACACTGTCTACATCCTCACTGATTCACTTTCAGCGCTGCACACTCTGCAACAACAATACCATCAAGACAACATCCAGCTCATTACATCAACACTCTTCAAGTTCCAACAACTTTCAGAGCAAGGGAAGTCAGTTACACTAATGTGGATTCCTAGTCATGTTGGAATTCAACACAACGAACTTGTTGATACTGCAGCCAAAAACAACCTCCGCCAGCAGAGCATCACCCATGTCAAGCCAAGTCTCAGCACCATAAAGACTTTGGCCAGGTCTGCTGCTTATTACATGACACTATACAGCATCAGGTCTGGGTGCAAGCAGGATCGCCTTCAGCGTCTTGGTACAAGACCTCTACTGAGTTTGAGTCCATAA